The following proteins are co-located in the Desulfonatronum sp. SC1 genome:
- a CDS encoding ABC-F family ATP-binding cassette domain-containing protein, giving the protein MSKLTIHALTKSYGGRDIFKDFNLEIVGGTRLAVVGANGAGKSTLLRILAGESNPDSGRVIFSTGARLGYVAQELDAGDLERWLLPWVMDALPSWAGFWHRWEDAVQRRDEAVLKILAEEQTVLEHQLGYSPEHRAKTILCGLGFTEADLGKPLQALSGGWRERAKLARVLTAGADVLLLDEPTNHLDLEAVTWLEEYLLGFDGVLIFVAHDRVFLDKVATQTLYLGEAKPILRPGTFSEFLAWREEMEQQWERQAAAIDDKIRHQAVFIDRFRFKASKARQAQSKLKSTDKLRKELDELREQRPEVRAKTLSFSLPEPSRGDQTVLAAADLGFAFDDGRPLWPPLTFQLYRGQKVALVGPNGAGKTTLLKLISGDLAPKAGRIKVGPNTVMGYFSQHQTEILNPKTSVLSEMRRLAGPKASHYEVCSILGLFLLGEEYWERPVSSLSGGEKSRLLLASLFAARANFLVLDEPTNHLDLESREALIRALEEYTGTLIFVAHDRRLLAEAAQEVWAVGPEGLHVFSRGYEEYEEHRRATLSECLVEKPTQVGKVSRQDEKERRRAEAERRNALSRKLKPLKAEYARAESELETVLTRQSDLETILADPKTYAQSDEFTRLSKEYHEVEQQAERLMLRLEELEGEIGEVEGAVVDS; this is encoded by the coding sequence AAACTCACCATACATGCCCTGACCAAGTCCTACGGCGGTCGGGATATTTTCAAGGATTTCAATCTGGAAATCGTCGGCGGAACCCGCCTGGCGGTGGTCGGCGCCAACGGCGCGGGCAAATCCACCTTACTGCGCATTCTGGCCGGGGAATCCAATCCCGACAGCGGCCGGGTGATTTTTTCAACCGGCGCGCGTCTGGGGTATGTGGCCCAGGAACTGGACGCGGGCGACCTGGAGCGCTGGCTGTTGCCCTGGGTCATGGACGCCTTGCCGTCCTGGGCCGGGTTCTGGCATCGCTGGGAAGACGCGGTCCAGCGCCGGGATGAAGCAGTCTTGAAGATTCTGGCCGAGGAACAGACCGTGTTGGAGCACCAACTCGGTTACAGCCCGGAACACCGGGCCAAGACCATCCTGTGCGGCCTGGGTTTTACCGAGGCCGATCTGGGCAAGCCCCTGCAAGCCCTGAGCGGCGGCTGGCGGGAGCGGGCCAAGCTGGCCCGGGTGCTCACCGCCGGGGCGGACGTGCTGCTTTTGGACGAGCCCACCAACCACCTGGATCTTGAGGCCGTGACCTGGCTGGAGGAGTATCTGCTCGGGTTTGACGGCGTCCTGATCTTCGTGGCCCACGACCGGGTCTTTCTGGACAAGGTGGCCACCCAGACCCTGTATTTGGGCGAAGCCAAGCCTATTCTCCGTCCCGGCACGTTTTCCGAATTCCTGGCCTGGCGGGAGGAAATGGAGCAGCAGTGGGAGCGTCAGGCCGCGGCCATTGATGACAAGATTCGTCACCAGGCCGTGTTTATCGACCGTTTCCGGTTCAAGGCCAGCAAGGCCCGGCAGGCCCAGAGCAAATTGAAGAGCACGGACAAGCTGCGGAAGGAGCTGGATGAACTCCGGGAGCAGCGCCCGGAGGTCCGGGCCAAGACCCTGTCCTTCTCCCTGCCGGAACCCAGCCGGGGGGATCAGACGGTTTTGGCCGCCGCTGACCTCGGCTTCGCCTTTGACGATGGCCGACCGCTCTGGCCGCCGCTGACCTTTCAGCTCTACCGGGGACAGAAGGTGGCCCTGGTCGGCCCCAACGGCGCGGGCAAGACCACGCTGCTCAAGCTGATCAGCGGGGATCTGGCGCCCAAAGCGGGGCGGATCAAGGTCGGCCCGAATACGGTCATGGGCTATTTCAGCCAGCACCAGACCGAAATTCTCAATCCGAAAACCTCGGTCCTGTCCGAAATGCGTCGTCTGGCCGGTCCCAAGGCCAGCCATTACGAGGTCTGCTCCATTCTCGGGTTGTTTCTGCTGGGCGAGGAATATTGGGAACGCCCGGTGTCCAGCCTCAGCGGCGGAGAGAAGAGTCGCCTGCTGCTTGCCTCCCTGTTCGCGGCCCGGGCCAACTTCCTGGTCCTGGACGAGCCCACCAACCACCTGGATCTGGAAAGCCGGGAAGCCTTGATTCGCGCCCTGGAGGAATACACCGGGACCCTGATCTTCGTGGCCCACGACCGCCGTCTGCTGGCCGAGGCGGCTCAAGAGGTCTGGGCCGTGGGGCCGGAGGGGCTGCACGTGTTTTCTCGCGGGTACGAAGAGTACGAGGAGCATCGCCGCGCGACCCTCTCCGAATGCCTTGTGGAAAAGCCGACCCAGGTCGGCAAGGTCTCACGCCAGGATGAAAAGGAACGCCGCCGGGCCGAGGCTGAGCGCCGCAACGCGCTTTCCCGCAAGCTCAAGCCGTTGAAAGCCGAATACGCCCGGGCCGAGTCCGAACTGGAAACGGTCTTGACCCGCCAGAGCGACCTGGAAACGATCCTGGCTGATCCGAAAACCTATGCCCAAAGCGACGAATTTACCCGCTTGAGCAAGGAATACCATGAAGTGGAGCAACAGGCCGAACGTTTGATGCTTCGACTGGAAGAGCTGGAAGGCGAGATCGGGGAAGTGGAAGGGGCCGTGGTGGATTCTTGA